A genomic segment from Aegilops tauschii subsp. strangulata cultivar AL8/78 chromosome 1, Aet v6.0, whole genome shotgun sequence encodes:
- the LOC109755615 gene encoding protein CHUP1, chloroplastic: MPKAGDCSGGGGGGGRRDLPLLFLRVGAAITLSIAGLFFSRLRWQHRPRPRHLLLPPPSEPDDARGMKGGGGGLKDELRILKNEDTKAKIINGNSVHTTTTTTTTTTTASVSLPPKCRNIDDDDDDEGFLLPEFNEMVMEEFGGDVGNIASSPAARVREDASNEHEVFKLRDLVRSLQEREKTLEIQLLELYGLQEQGAAVRELENQLKINNVESQLYSLKIESLQSENQRLQTQLSETSKLTSQLELTKSKCKLLKKKLRQDAEQAKEKITSLQNIVDSFQCKEIIEGEVDGEVEKKLKRLEELENEARELRAANSRLQQENSHLSRRLELTRLPPVPKSHNSMEVKTSEQADGLKQENEKLSKEVEQLRTDRFADVEELVYLKWINACLRHELKNKGTPGPGAQTTAQDLSNTLSPKSGQTAKQLIMEYANVGADERSLSSIEFGSEYASSRASSSGEPDDTSIDMSSITTPRNPKKKEKKKFFSKLRKLVLGKDKEKNNFPTLERRVSISSCSFDDFTGRDSHDSYSSFLTEGAVSANQQHDDRSCVTPSFGSQRYSTEAGDGRYQRHGVKKNASFGSGRFSEHGSQFDSGEATIPEDVEIHKFAEALITSRTGSMSSRRTLSFS, translated from the exons ATGCCCAAGGCAGGAGActgtagcggcggcggcggcggcggtggccggagggACCTGCCTCTGCTTTTCCTCAGGGTGGGcgctgccatcacgctctccatcGCTGGGCTCTTCTTCTCGCGGCTGCGGTGGCAGCACCGGCCTCGGCCCCGGCACCTCCTGCTCCCTCCTCCTTCAG AGCCGGATGATGCCCGTGGCATGAAGGGTGGTGGTGGAGGGCTCAAGGATGAGCTAAGGATCCTCAAGAAT GAGGACACCAAGGCAAAAATAATCAATGGGAACTCTGTGCACACAACCACTACCACTACAACAACCACCACCACTGCCTCGGTGTCACTTCCCCCAAAATGCCGAAacattgatgatgatgatgatgatgaaggaTTTCTCCTTCCAGAATTCAATGAAATGGTTATGGAAGAATTTGGCGGAGACGTAGGCAATATCGCAAGCTCACCTGCAGCAAGAGTAAGGGAAGATGCATCTAATGAGCATGAAGTTTTCAAGCTCAGAGATTTGGTTAGATCTCTGCAAGAAAGGGAAAAGACCCTGGAGATACAACTTTTGGAGTTGTATGGTTTGCAGGAGCAAGGTGCTGCAGTTAGGGAGCTTGAGAACCAACTGAAGATAAACAATGTCGAGTCACAGCTATACTCCTTGAAGATCGAATCCTTGCAATCTGAAAATCAGAGGTTACAAACACAGTTGTCTGAAACCTCAAAGTTAACTTCCCAGCTTGAGTTGACAAAATCAAAATGCAAGCTGTTGAAAAAGAAGTTGAGACAGGATGCGGAACAAGCAAAGGAGAAAATCACTTCCCTTCAGAACATAGTTGATTCCTTTCAGTGTAAGGAGATTATTGAGGGAGAAGTTGACGGTGAGGTTGAGAAGAAATTAAAGAGGCTAGAGGAATTGGAAAATGAGGCAAGAGAGCTTAGAGCTGCAAATTCAAGGCTGCAGCAGGAGAATTCACACCTTAGTAGGCGATTGGAGCTCACACGCCTACCGCCTGTACCCAAGTCCCACAATAGCATGGAG GTAAAAACATCAGAACAAGCTGATGGGTTGAAGCAAGAAAACGAGAAGTTATCAAAAGAGGTTGAACAACTGCGGACTGACAGGTTTGCAGATGTTGAGGAGCTGGTATATCTTAAATGGATCAATGCTTGCCTGCGGCATGAGCTGAAGAACAAGGGGACTCCTGGTCCTGGGGCACAAACTACAGCACAGGATCTAAGCAACACTCTAAGCCCCAAATCTGGACAGACAGCCAAGCAATTGATAATGGAGTATGCCAATGTTGGTGCGGACGAGAGAAGTTTAAGCTCCATAGAATTTGGTTCAGAGTACGCTTCTTCAAGGGCATCATCAAGTGGCGAACCCGAtgacacatcgatcgatatgtcATCAATCACAACGCCCAGAAACccgaagaagaaagagaagaagaagtTTTTCTCTAAGCTACGGAAATTGGTACTGGGAAAAGACAAGGAAAAGAACAATTTCCCTACTTTGGAGAGGAGAGTGTCTATTTCGAGCTGTTCCTTTGATGACTTCACTGGAAGAGACTCGCATGATAGCTACTCTTCCTTCTTGACAGAAGGAGCCGTATCTGCCAATCAGCAGCATGACGATCGCAGCTGCGTTACGCCTTCTTTTGGCAGCCAAAGATATAGCACAGAAGCAGGAGATGGAAGATACCAGCGTCATGGGGTAAAAAAGAATGCATCTTTCGGATCCGGAAGATTCAGTGAACATGGTTCTCAGTTTGATAGTGGTGAGGCCACAATACCAGAAGATGTCGAGATCCACAAATTCGCCGAGGCACTGATTACATCAAGGACAGGTTCTATGTCATCCAGAAGGACATTATCCTTCAGCTAA